A single region of the Vicia villosa cultivar HV-30 ecotype Madison, WI linkage group LG4, Vvil1.0, whole genome shotgun sequence genome encodes:
- the LOC131595234 gene encoding probable polygalacturonase → MLVALLLLLALSNAVNGDFEQCGLNPKLDPRPHTVSILEFGAVGDGKTLNTLALQNAIFYVKSFADKGGAQLYVPPGKWLTGSFNLTSHLTLFLEKGAVIIGSQNPSHWDVVEALPSYGRGKDVPEGRYKSLINGYKLEDVVITGNNGTIDGMGMVWWEWYNSHSLNHSRPHLVEIISSDFVVVSNLTFLNAPAYSIHPVYCSNVHIQNVSISTPPEAPYTAGIVPDSSDNVCIEDCNVSIGYDAISLKSGWDQYGITYGRPAEKIHIRRVHLHAFSGSAISFGTEMSGGISNVLIEHVHIVHSNSGIEFRTTKGRGGYLKEIAISNIEMENVYTAISAKGNCGSHPDDKFDPKAFPLLNHITLKDIIGTNITIAGNFSGIEESPFTDICLSNITLSTNSVSSITWECSNVSGFSDSVLPKPCQELDNPTNSSSSSCFYLISLGENKSAAL, encoded by the exons ATGCTT GTGGCATTGCTCTTGCTTTTGGCATTGAGCAATGCCGTTAATGGAGATTTTGAGCAGTGCGGTTTGAATCCGAAATTGGATCCTAGACCACACACGGTCTCTATTTTGGAGTTTGGTGCTGTTGGTGATGGTAAAACACTGAATACACTTGCATTACAGAATGCAATTTTCTATGTCAAGTCGTTCGCTGATAAGGGCGGTGCTCAGCTCTATGTGCCGCCGGGAAAATGGCTCACCGGCAGTTTCAATCTTACCAGCCATCTCACTCTCTTTTTGGAGAAAGGTGCTGTTATTATTGGATCTCAG AATCCATCTCATTGGGATGTTGTTGAAGCTTTACCTTCGTATGGTCGAGGGAAAGATGTTCCTGAAGGAAGATACAAGAGTTTAATAAACGGTTACAAGTTGGAGGATGTGGTTATAACag GAAATAATGGAACCATTGATGGCATGGGAATGGTTTGGTGGGAATGGTATAACTCTCATTCGCTTAACCATAGTCGTCCTCATTTGGTTGAAATTATATCCTCCGATTTTGTCGTAGTTTCAAATCTTACATTCTTGAATGCTCCGGCATATAGCATCCACCCGGTTTATTGCAG CAATGTACATATTCAAAATGTTTCAATCTCCACTCCACCAGAAGCCCCCTATACCGCCGGTATAGTACCAG ATTCCTCGGATAATGTTTGTATAGAAGATTGTAACGTATCCATTGGATATGACGCAATATCTCTCAAAAGTGGTTGGGATCAGTACGGCATAACCTATGGAAGACCGGCTGAGAAAATACACATAAGAAGGGTTCATCTCCATGCATTTTCCGGCTCTGCTATTTCATTCGGTACTGAAATGTCTGGCGGAATTTCAAATGTTCTAATAGAGCATGTCCACATTGTCCACTCAAATAGTGGCATCGAGTTCAGAACAACCAAAGGAAGAGGTGGTTACTTAAAAGAAATCGCTATATCCAACATCGAAATGGAAAATGTTTATACAGCAATTTCAGCCAAAGGTAATTGTGGATCTCATCCCGATGACAAGTTCGATCCAAAAGCATTTCCGCTTTTGAATCACATTACTTTGAAGGATATTATCGGAACAAATATCACCATTGCTGGAAACTTCAGCGGCATTGAAGAGTCTCCCTTCACCGATATCTGCCTTTCAAATATAACCTTGTCCACAAATTCTGTTTCTTCCATTACATGGGAATGTTCAAATGTCTCCGGATTTTCAGACTCAGTCCTCCCTAAGCCTTGTCAAGAGCTCGATAACCCTACAAATTCGTCCTCCTCCTCCTGTTTCTATCTCATCAGTCTTGGTGAAAACAAATCTGCAGCGCTTTAA